In Pedobacter sp. WC2423, the following are encoded in one genomic region:
- a CDS encoding anion permease has product MLTPLLIVVIVLAIGFDYINGFHDAANSIATVVSTKVLTPFQAVLWAALFNFAAYFYFTDHKVANTIAKTVVENFITLEVILAGLLAAITWNLFTWWYGIPSSSSHTLVGGFAGAGMAKAGSLGFGIMSAINLAPILKIIAFIVLAPVIGMFISVIISIILLHLSKNARPSVAEKWFKKLQLISSAALSFTHGGNDAQKVMGIIYVAMVAAKVLKTGDTMPEWIPFTCYAAISLGTMSGGWKIVKTMGSKITKVNAFEGVAAETAGAVTLGITEHFGIPVSTTHTITGSIVGVGLLKRVSAVRWGVTVSLLWAWVLTIPVSAVLAAIIFKLVDFFFPGIGAA; this is encoded by the coding sequence ATGCCGCCAATTCTATTGCAACGGTTGTATCGACAAAAGTACTTACTCCTTTTCAGGCAGTACTCTGGGCAGCACTTTTTAATTTTGCTGCTTACTTCTACTTTACAGATCACAAAGTTGCAAACACTATTGCTAAAACGGTTGTAGAAAATTTCATTACACTCGAGGTTATCCTCGCCGGACTTTTAGCAGCAATCACCTGGAATTTATTTACCTGGTGGTATGGTATCCCTTCAAGTTCATCACATACTTTAGTTGGTGGTTTCGCTGGCGCTGGTATGGCAAAAGCAGGTTCACTGGGTTTTGGAATCATGTCAGCAATTAACCTGGCTCCGATACTGAAAATCATCGCTTTTATTGTACTTGCTCCCGTAATCGGAATGTTCATTTCCGTAATTATTTCCATTATCCTGCTGCATCTTTCTAAAAATGCAAGACCTTCGGTTGCAGAAAAATGGTTTAAAAAACTACAGTTGATCTCTTCTGCCGCCCTAAGTTTCACCCACGGTGGAAATGATGCTCAAAAAGTAATGGGTATCATTTATGTAGCCATGGTTGCAGCGAAAGTGTTAAAAACAGGCGATACAATGCCAGAATGGATTCCATTTACCTGTTATGCGGCTATCTCTTTAGGTACCATGAGCGGTGGATGGAAAATTGTAAAAACAATGGGTTCAAAAATTACGAAGGTAAATGCTTTTGAGGGCGTAGCAGCAGAAACTGCAGGTGCGGTAACTCTTGGAATCACAGAACACTTCGGTATCCCGGTTTCTACGACACATACAATTACAGGTTCTATTGTTGGGGTTGGTTTATTAAAAAGAGTTTCAGCAGTAAGATGGGGAGTAACAGTAAGCTTGCTTTGGGCATGGGTTTTAACTATTCCTGTCTCAGCAGTATTAGCTGCTATTATTTTCAAGCTGGTTGACTTTTTCTTCCCTGGTATTGGAGCTGCATAA